From Coffea arabica cultivar ET-39 chromosome 2e, Coffea Arabica ET-39 HiFi, whole genome shotgun sequence, the proteins below share one genomic window:
- the LOC140036750 gene encoding cysteine protease RD19A-like, with protein MAPLSSLPLFLSVFFLAVATASSAIFEERDDVVSNDNPLIRQVVGDNDHLLTADHHFSLFKKKFGKSYASKEEHDYRFAVFKANMRRALRHQKLDPSAVHGVTKFSDLTPAEFRRNFLGLRPRLKFPAHANKAPILPTDNLPTDFDWREHGAVTPVKNQGSCGSCWSFSATGALEGANFLATGKLVSLSEQQLVDCDHECDPEEPDSCDSGCNGGLMNSAFEYTLKAGGLMREQDYPYSGSDRGTCNFNKTKIAAKVANFSVVSLDEEQIAANLVKNGPLAVAINAVFMQTYIGGVSCPYICSKRLDHGVLLVGYGSSGYAPIRMKEKPYWIIKNSWGEHWGENGYYKICRGHNICGVDSMVSTVAAVHTST; from the exons ATGGCACCTCTTTCCTCTCTCCCATTATTtctctctgttttctttttagCTGTAGCGACGGCGTCGTCCGCCATTTTTGAAGAACGTGATGACGTCGTCAGTAACGATAATCCTTTGATCCGTCAGGTAGTCGGCGACAATGATCATCTGCTCACCGCCGACCACCACTTCTCCTTATTCAAGAAGAAGTTCGGGAAATCGTACGCCTCCAAAGAGGAGCACGATTACAGGTTTGCTGTTTTCAAGGCTAACATGCGCCGAGCTTTGCGCCACCAGAAGCTCGATCCTTCCGCCGTCCACGGTGTCACCAAGTTCTCTGATTTGACTCCAGCTGAGTTCCGCCGAAACTTTCTCGGCTTGCGCCCAAGGCTTAAGTTTCCGGCTCATGCTAACAAAGCTCCCATCCTTCCGACCGATAATTTACCTACAGATTTCGATTGGAGAGAGCACGGCGCAGTCACGCCGGTGAAGAATCAG GGTTCATGTGGGTCCTGCTGGTCGTTTAGTGCGACAGGAGCTCTGGAAGGTGCAAATTTCCTGGCAACAGGGAAGCTTGTGAGCCTCAGTGAGCAACAGCTTGTGGATTGTGACCATGAG TGTGATCCTGAAGAACCAGACTCGTGTGATTCCGGGTGCAATGGTGGACTGATGAACAGTGCCTTCGAATACACTCTAAAAGCTGGTGGACTAATGCGAGAACAGGACTATCCCTACTCTGGTTCAGATCGTGGAACCTGCAATTTTAACAAAACTAAGATTGCAGCTAAGGTTGCCAACTTCAGTGTTGTTTCCCTTGATGAAGAACAAATTGCAGCAAATCTCGTCAAAAATGGTCCTCTTGCAG TGGCTATTAATGCAGTTTTCATGCAGACATATATTGGGGGTGTTTCATGCCCATACATATGTTCTAAAAGACTAGATCACGGTGTATTATTGGTAGGCTATGGTTCATCAGGGTATGCTCCAATCCGGATGAAAGAGAAGCCATACTGGATCATTAAGAATTCCTGGGGAGAACATTGGGGGGAAAATGGTTACTACAAGATCTGCCGAGGGCACAACATTTGTGGGGTGGACTCCATGGTATCAACCGTTGCAGCAGTTCATACAAGCACTTAA
- the LOC140004124 gene encoding E3 ubiquitin-protein ligase RSL1-like isoform X1 yields the protein MGNNLATPARPLQSQDPTNEDEPPPPLPPQQLPLSRLPQPPPQLPQENQPSTCEICIEPIISPTQLFKSPNNDKCGPHPFCKDCMIRYIQAKLDDNVSKIACPALNCSQFLDPQACRTLVGPQLFVKWCDSLCESAVMGFPRSFCPNRNCSALIVNECGGTVKKATCPCCKRLFCFQCKLPWHAGFRCEESGEFRDRNDRAFGVLVEQKNWMRCPQCQHFVELIEGCQIVKCRCLASFCYKCGRQVYQHWCTCDSTSMCCVWFLRIFTVLIGVFGVLFLFWNTESRKHNV from the exons ATGGGGAACAATTTGGCAACCCCGGCGAGGCCCCTGCAATCTCAAGACCCAACCAACGAAGAtgaaccaccaccaccactgccACCCCAGCAGCTGCCCCTCTCACGACTACCACAACCACCGCCTCAACTACCACAAGAAAACCAACCTTCCACCTGCGAAATTTGCATCGAACCCATAATTTCACCAACCCAATTATTCAAAAGCCCAAACAATGACAAATGCGGGCCCCACCCATTCTGCAAGGACTGCATGATCAGGTACATCCAAGCGAAGCTGGACGACAACGTTTCCAAAATCGCCTGCCCAGCTTTGAATTGCTCCCAGTTCCTCGATCCTCAAGCTTGCCGGACCCTCGTGGGCCCCCAACTGTTTGTGAAATGGTGCGACTCGCTCTGCGAGTCGGCGGTGATGGGTTTTCCGAGGAGTTTTTGTCCCAACAGGAATTGCTCGGCGTTGATCGTGAACGAGTGCGGCGGGACTGTGAAGAAGGCCACGTGTCCCTGTTGCAAGCGGCTCTTTTGCTTCCAGTGCAAGCTTCCGTGGCACGCTGGTTTTAGGTGTGAGGAGAGTGGGGAATTCAGGGATAGGAATGACCGTGCATTTGGGGTTCTTGTGGAGCAGAAGAATTGGATGAGGTGTCCTCAGTGTCAGCATTTTGTTGAGCTCATTGAAGGTTGTCAGATTGTTAAATGCag ATGCCTTGCCTCTTTTTGCTACAAGTGTGGAAGACAGGTCTATCAGCATTGGTGTACTTGCGACAGTACTTCTATGTGCTGCGTATGGTTCCTTCGAATTTTCACAGTTCTTATTGGTGTTTTCGGAGTCCTTTTCCTGTTTTGGAATACAGAAAGTCGCAAACATAATGTATAG
- the LOC140004124 gene encoding E3 ubiquitin-protein ligase RSL1-like isoform X2: MGNNLATPARPLQSQDPTNEDEPPPPLPPQQLPLSRLPQPPPQLPQENQPSTCEICIEPIISPTQLFKSPNNDKCGPHPFCKDCMIRYIQAKLDDNVSKIACPALNCSQFLDPQACRTLVGPQLFVKWCDSLCESAVMGFPRSFCPNRNCSALIVNECGGTVKKATCPCCKRLFCFQCKLPWHAGFRCEESGEFRDRNDRAFGVLVEQKNWMRCPQCQHFVELIEGCQIVKCRCATTFCYRCGGKVNRHWCDCQRPRRACICFFLILFFLLTFWPFMFLIIDTIRDCT, encoded by the exons ATGGGGAACAATTTGGCAACCCCGGCGAGGCCCCTGCAATCTCAAGACCCAACCAACGAAGAtgaaccaccaccaccactgccACCCCAGCAGCTGCCCCTCTCACGACTACCACAACCACCGCCTCAACTACCACAAGAAAACCAACCTTCCACCTGCGAAATTTGCATCGAACCCATAATTTCACCAACCCAATTATTCAAAAGCCCAAACAATGACAAATGCGGGCCCCACCCATTCTGCAAGGACTGCATGATCAGGTACATCCAAGCGAAGCTGGACGACAACGTTTCCAAAATCGCCTGCCCAGCTTTGAATTGCTCCCAGTTCCTCGATCCTCAAGCTTGCCGGACCCTCGTGGGCCCCCAACTGTTTGTGAAATGGTGCGACTCGCTCTGCGAGTCGGCGGTGATGGGTTTTCCGAGGAGTTTTTGTCCCAACAGGAATTGCTCGGCGTTGATCGTGAACGAGTGCGGCGGGACTGTGAAGAAGGCCACGTGTCCCTGTTGCAAGCGGCTCTTTTGCTTCCAGTGCAAGCTTCCGTGGCACGCTGGTTTTAGGTGTGAGGAGAGTGGGGAATTCAGGGATAGGAATGACCGTGCATTTGGGGTTCTTGTGGAGCAGAAGAATTGGATGAGGTGTCCTCAGTGTCAGCATTTTGTTGAGCTCATTGAAGGTTGTCAGATTGTTAAATGCag ATGTGCTACTACATTTTGCTACAGGTGTGGAGGGAAGGTCAATCGACATTGGTGCGATTGTCAGAGACCTCGTAGGGCCTGCATATGCTTCTTTttgattctctttttcctcttaaCTTTCTGGCCATTTATGTTTCTGATCATTGATACCATAAGAGATTGTACATAG
- the LOC140036751 gene encoding purple acid phosphatase 2-like, whose amino-acid sequence MGVTRTRFSSFSFVLAVVALILNAPNFCSGGITSSFVRVDRKAIDMPLHADVFRVPPGYNEPQQVHITQGDLEGKAVIVSWVTVDERGSDTVLYWSDNATEKLKAKGTVTKYKYFNYTSGYIHHATIKHLQHDTKYYYEVGIDHTSRTFWFVTPPKVGPDVPYTFGLIGDLGQSFDSNSTLTHYESNPSKGQAVLFVGDLSYADRYPNHDNVRWDTWGRFVERSVAYQPWIWTAGNHEIDFAPEIGETKPFKPFTHRYHVPYKASNSTAPFWYSIKRGPAYIIVLASYSAYGKYTPQYTWLEGEFLKVNRSETPWLIVLMHSPWYNSYNYHYMEGETMRVMYEPWFVMYKVDLVFAGHVHAYERSERISNVAYNVVNGLCSPVSDLSAPVYITIGDGGNLEGLATNMTEPQPKYSAYREASFGHAILDIKNRTHARYAWHRNQDGNAVEADSMWFYNRHWHPVDDSTTAKL is encoded by the exons ATGGGCGTGACAAGGACGAGATTTTCCTCTTTCTCTTTCGTTCTTGCAGTTGTGGCCTTGATCCTTAATGCCCCAAATTTTTGTAGTGGAGGAATCACTAGCAGTTTTGTGAGGGTCGATCGGAAAGCCATCGATATGCCTCTTCACGCTGATGTCTTTCGTGTCCCTCCCGGCTATAATGAGCCTCAGCAG GTACATATCACTCAAGGAGATCTTGAGGGAAAGGCGGTGATTGTGTCCTGGGTTACAGTGGATGAACGTGGTTCAGATACAGTTCTGTACTGGAGTGACAACGCTACAGAAAAACTCAAGGCTAAGGGAACGGTGACTAAATACAAGTACTTTAATTACACCTCTGGCTATATTCATCATGCTACCATTAAACATTTGCAG CATGACACAAAGTACTACTACGAGGTGGGAATTGATCACACGAGCCGGACCTTCTGGTTCGTCACCCCTCCAAAAGTTGGCCCTGATGTGCCTTATACTTTTGGTCTCATAg GGGATCTTGGACAGAGTTTTGACTCAAACAGTACACTAACGCATTACGAATCAAATCCAAGCAAAGGACAAGCGGTACTATTTGTTGGAGATCTCTCATATGCCGATCGCTATCCTAATCATGACAATGTGAGATGGGATACATGGGGAAGGTTTGTGGAGAGAAGTGTTGCTTATCAACCATGGATTTGGACTGCAGGAAATCACGAGATAGATTTTGCCCCAGAAATT GGTGAAACAAAACCTTTCAAGCCTTTCACTCACAGGTATCATGTTCCTTATAAAGCATCAAATAGTACTGCTCCATTTTGGTACTCAATCAAGAGGGGTCCTGCATATATCATTGTTTTGGCTTCATACTCAGCTTATG GTAAATATACTCCCCAGTACACATGGCTTGAGGGAGAGTTTCTAAAAGTCAACAGGAGTGAGACACCATGGCTGATCGTTCTAATGCATTCGCCATGGTACAACAGCTACAATTATCACTACATGGAAGGAGAAACCATGCGAGTTATGTACGAGCCATGGTTTGTGATGTACAAAGTTGATCTTGTATTTGCCGGTCATGTTCATGCTTATGAACGATCG GAACGCATATCAAACGTTGCATACAACGTTGTAAATGGTCTTTGCTCTCCTGTGAGTGATCTTTCGGCCCCAGTATACATAACCATTGGTGACGGAGGAAATCTCGAGGGTTTGGCCACCAA CATGACGGAGCCACAGCCCAAGTACTCGGCTTATCGCGAGGCCAGCTTCGGTCATGCCATTTTGGACATCAAGAACCGTACACACGCCCGCTACGCTTGGCATCGCAATCAAGATGGAAACGCTGTTGAAGCAGATTCTATGTGGTTTTATAACCGACATTGGCACCCAGTTGATGATTCTACGACTGCCAAACTATGA
- the LOC140036752 gene encoding uncharacterized protein — translation MERQVIVQNNSSSEPEDPNEKNTKKKEDVAADPEFFSCLLQPSPPDSDPNYIGIRRLLLFRKAQSGVLRRKEWRCNGKGYVAYRNYINRPRNWESLNVPSHSSTPGNSGRWVPSPGPLSRQLSEVDSWSPGRFLRSGSQAFSRSSSNLSDSDFPHKKTEPAYSFVGMHCIFDQCKALVTVIKFGHMSSDLLAYGASDGSLTVCSVSTPPSVIKQLIGHSKDVTDFDFSANNHYIASSSMDKTVRVWDISQGLCIRVVYGISPQLCIRFHPVNNNFLSVGNANKEITVFNFSTGRTISKSIFDSEVTAMDHDHTGQLIFCGDTQGWIYSVTMDSHIGTLSRSHRQRSNSKGKSPITTVQYRTFSLLARGPVLLTFARDGTLSFYSVSSETQGYLTLRCSLKLASRLHSIRASFCPLLSLEKGEYIVAGSEDANVYFYDLTRPRHTCVNKLQGHGYPVIGIAWNYGENLLASSDFGGTVIVWKRAKTS, via the exons ATGGAGCGGCAGGTTATCGTTCAGAACAATTCCTCCTCCGAACCCGAAGATCCAAACGAGAAGAATACGAAGAAGAAAGAGGACGTCGCTGCAGATCCAGAATTCTTCAGCTGTTTGCTTCAACCTTCTCCCCCCGACTCCGATCCTAATTACATCGGAATCCGCCGCCTCCTCCTCTTTCGCAAAGCGCAGTCCGGTGTTCTCCGCCGCAAG GAGTGGAGATGCAATGGGAAAGGCTACGTTGCGTACCGTAATTACATTAACAGGCCAAGGAATTGGGAGAGTTTAAACGTACCGAGCCACTCCAGCACTCCGGGGAACAG TGGCCGATGGGTGCCATCTCCAGGTCCACTTTCCCGGCAGTTAAGTGAAGTGGACAGCTGGAGCCCCGGTCGG TTTTTGCGGAGTGGCAGCCAAGCATTTAGCCGTAGCAGCTCGAATCTTAGTGATAGTGATTTCCCACATAAAAAGACTGAACCTGCGTATTCATTTGTAGGGATGCATTGCATTTTTGATCAATGCAAGGCCTTGG TTACTGTTATAAAGTTTGGGCACATGAGTTCTGACCTACTTGCATATGGAGCATCTGATGGGAGCTTAACAGTCTGCAGTGTCTCTACACCACCTTCAGTTATCAAGCAATTAATTGGACATTCGAAAGATGTCACAG attttgacTTCTCTGCAAATAATCACTATATTGCCTCATCATCCATGGACAAAACTGTCCGAGTATGGGATATTTCCCAAGGCCTTTGCATTAGGGTGGTTTATGGCATCTCTCCCCAGCTTTGCATTCGATTCCATCCT GTGAACAATAACTTTCTTTCTGTTGGCAATGCAAACAAAGAGATTACT GTTTTTAATTTTAGCACTGGGAGAACAATAAGTAAATCAATCTTTGATAGTGAGGTTACTGCAATGGACCACGACCACACTGGCCAGCTCATATTTTGTGGTGATACTCAG GGATGGATATACTCGGTTACTATGGATTCTCATATTGGTACTCTATCTCGGTCTCACCGTCAACGAAGTAATAGTAAGGGCAAATCTCCTATTACAACAGTACAATACAGAACGTTTTCATTGCTTGCACGAGGACCGGTGTTGCTGACTTTTGCTCGTGATGGAACTTTGTCTTTTTACAG TGTTTCTTCGGAGACACAAGGTTACTTGACTCTTCGCTGCTCGTTGAAGTTGGCCTCAAGACTTCATAGTATTCGTGCCTCTTTCTGTCCTCTGCTTTCCCTTGAAAAGGGAGAATATATAG TTGCTGGAAGTGAGGATGCAAACGTCTATTTCTATGACTTAACTCGGCCAAGGCATACATGTGTAAACAAGCTACAG GGCCATGGCTACCCAGTTATAGGTATTGCTTGGAACTACGGGGAGAACTTACTGGCTTCTTCTGATTTTGGTGGCACAGTTATTGTATGGAAGAGAGCAAAAACAAGTTAA